The sequence below is a genomic window from Humulus lupulus chromosome 3, drHumLupu1.1, whole genome shotgun sequence.
caagctacttcaagcttaagtaacctcaaataaaacctagtgctcggggtcccgaaaacacccccgaggatattatagtcaaaacttccagaatttcctcctgatctcaaatactcccaatttatcatcaaataaacattcttattacccaataattgaccccgttatgacaaaaccgataatccattatatatgccaaatagctcgaatatatctccataatgatggaatctcattcatgaatcacaaaatgcacccaaatacacaattatgctctaaacgacccaaattgccaaaacagtttaataaacaattgtggacccacatgcttgtatataacatcatattataacataattcacataaacatgcatatgttcATTtagtggcataattaaacaagtatggccctcccggcctactaatccagccattaaaccgcattaggaatttcggggcattacagggtctctgtatgcatacatgagaaaaatgatTCAAAtgaaatcatttctacatctcaagggatgagacttatactccctaaagagattcacggttgatggtaacctatcctaatactagtaaccaaactagtattaggttcagtaggtaataacaagtcaatcaagtgaatagtagtagtactcaaattttgtcccatctgagatatgagtactagtgtgttacaaaaatgagggttaaaaccgaaaggttttttaatagaactcggtcttgaaaagacaagtattttagggtaacaaaatactgtaagagttctacctatatagacctaggggtggtgccgccccttatgagaattgagagtcattctcaagaaaagtctatgaatggaatgtgcacatggccattaatggtgcgaaagcgagacattgaggtctcaagtgaacatagaaaaggtgtgtgtgttatcaccggtttgttatcaagggatagtggttcaatacttcgacaaccaaaatttcaacaaactttgtggtaattacactaaggtaaaattcaagtcgaaagacattttactttatgcatcaatgcaaaggtttctatagagaggggttatttaatcaagtgggggaatattatatttcatataatgtttgattgattaaataagtgttacaatagataaactatttaatctagtgggagaatgctatattatttataatattatattattttataatataatgttttggattaaataaatgtgacaaagagtgtcacatattgtaacatataatagagagttacattatttaaatatatgtgaaatatccaaatatgtaacatatttggtgttacaaattcaatcacaaatttgtaacttccaaaatttacccattattgtgtagatttgttgttacacaatattgagatgaatttcttaaagctatatgtgaaatggttgttagagatgtgattttaactcccataatgtgtatggaagttacaaaatcaagtgggaatgaatttggaacgttttggcaaatttggaaaattggttgctgaaaaaacgtcttgggccACGGCaagtgtttttcaggccgcgacccaagaggcagaaaacatCGTGGGTCGCGActcatgtttttcaggccgcagcctgagcggctgacagcattttccaaacttcggttttatccaattttgaatgtttccaacagccaagtaactcccaaatctctattttaattccataaacatcaaattaatcattggtaacaaccatgggggtttgtagaatttgaaattcaaagggtgtctcaaaactctataaataggagcctaatgctcacttgtaagacacaccattttctatccacaaagcacttggctggaaaatacaccatagaggcttgataattccagtgagctatttcctagagagatcccttagtgcttagagaatagggggaaataagcttttggccaaaggttttgaaccttgttcaagttggtgatccccactgctctacactttggttgtgtgagagtttgttctttttattgattttattttcattattttgatcttatttacttgtattattattgttttgagttagTAATCgtcttcttctacctctttatatttacttgtattttgagcaattgagttgtaatgtttatttaatcaattaccttgtcaattgtatttttgcatagagttgtaattttgtttttccatgtttccattgagtataaaaatatattctctaacaattaaCATTCAATCCCATAACCTAACCTCGAGACCAATATCGAGCCCTcaggaagtcctaattccaccaaacgaggtggagGAATaaaaccccgagcccctgggcaaaaaaccctaagaaaacacccaaaaatccacttctgaaggtagggtagtgctacagtgctacaagcagaggCAAAAACGCCCAGGAAAACTAGgcttagcgctgtagcgccctaaggctaacGTTATAGCGCTATTTACAGCACCAAAACACCTTGAGTTTTCTCCTTtgattttcctcgagccaaaactccatAAAACCCCTCCTAACCTCAACCTCACtacaaattgagtctaccatcctCTGCATCTCATCCCACAAAGCCCAACAacataaaacttagccacatgcaccatcaaacaaagaaaacaagaattgaactcaaaaactcatcagcAGAAACCAGAAACAACCCAGCAACTCAGATGATCAAGCTCAAAATtccttacctttaatggagaGTCCAATCCTAGGTTGCCCTTCATATCCTTCCAGTCCTTAACTCCTCAGTTCCCAAAGCTCAACtccttgaattcccatccaaagttCAGATTCAAAGACCAACACAACAGAATTCAGCAATCCCATAAAATAAActagaaaccttaccttaattgaaaCTAATTCCAGTATTActtcctagcttcaccaaggacccaagttccaagccttagcctaagcctcctctgaattacagctccaaaaatcctcaagaaatggtACAGGAAGAGGAAACCGGGTGAGAGAGAAAGGGGGTTAGCTTATGTGTTCTGctttccttctttcttcctttttccttcagtttcctctatattctacaaatcccactaagtgtaaaaagGTAGATTAATACGTGTGTctttttaaacaccaaaagaccatattgccctcccaaacATAACCAAGCctttaagtcattctaagggcattttggtcattgttcccaattcccgctaattcctcaagtgtccctaataattaccgcttacatcttgtcacctaactaatcaccaattattttcctcaatgtcaaatagtctccaatatatttcccaaattcccagaaatacctcaaggctcccccgagccgggtataaattcccaccgtgactttttcgctaaaccgctcactaggatcgccttgagtcacaagctgcaaatatatccacataatgatgtggtctcaacaataaatcacaaataattacacttatgccctcaacgggccaaatttacaattatgcccttttaatctaatcagggcccacatgcatactaatactcataatcatgcatctcatatatccaaataaccatataagcatgcttatcacataatccagttatgccttcccagcacactaatcaaggcccttaagccttattagtgattttgggttgttacaaaaccgcactagtaaccattcattaaagattccttactttaatatgttactgactatgttattcattatatatgatcttaattctctcgtattaatacaagatcatattttcatgaatgaacaaggaattttcttgatattattatataattaattcaaacattaattataacattcaaatataataaaatataataaaatggaTCCTAACAACTTCACAGCTACATAAGCGTTTTCGAGCTTGATTCATGTTTCGAGCACAGCATGACTCCAATGTAATCTGTTAGGTTTTACCGAGACTACCCTTCAGAAGAAGCCTTTTCCCTCCGGCTCACCTTACAGACTCGGGTATGAATGACGTGGTGCCTTAACGCGATTGACCATTTAACGTAAGTAGTCATGCCGACTACCGTTTGCATATTTAATATCCACACttgcgagcctacatttcgaggctgctttttatatcttgaaatttgGGGTGTAACGAATTGATTTTAGTTATTATGGGACGATACGAGTCTTTTAACTACTTTACTACTTGTTTGATTTGTGCACTTGTAAGCATAGTATTTATTTTTTCGCAACAGTCACCCCAAATCCTTTCTCTCTTGCTGATTATATTATCATCAATCATTCTTCTAATTCTCATATTTTACGCTAACTTAATTTGATTGATCATGCCCTTTTAAGAATCACAAATCTACATCCTTAATAAAAATGAATCACAAATTCATATTAAAACTAAATGAGAGATGTTTcttttttggaatttttttaaagGAGAACAAGAGCCTTCTTAATTTTGGCAAAATTGTCTCTCCAAGCAAAGTTTATTATTCATAATTATACCCAATTCTATTTTGTTTATAATTCATAATTATATCCAATTTCTAATTACATGGTAGCTTTTCAAAAGTACCATTATTGAAAATtaatgttatttaaaaaaaaaaaaaagacaaacacCAGTTTGACCCCTGAGTTTTTTTCAAATGCGCGATCGacccctgtgttttgttaaatgacaatccggatcctgtgttttacaaaatggatcacaATAGTACCTTATAgccaattttggtaaaaaaaattttaaatataatatttcattctcagcTCCTCGACCACTTTCTCTACTTCTCTTAACCTATCACATTACTAACGACCCGAAAAttaatcttataattgaaaatatttgaaccAAAATTAGGTTTGTGGTACTATTTTGATCGCGTATTCAGGAAAAACACATAGGCCAAAATAGTATATTCTCATTAAAATATAGGGCATTTGAGACTTTTCATTTATTTACTTTTGGGTGTTTCTCCAATgcactcttttttttttggtatacCAGTGCACTCCTTCCTTGTTTTCAATACTAATGATTTTTAGCataacttattattatttttttatgattgtgtatattataattattttaagcATCTAACAAATTTTTAGACAATTACGAAAAATTTATAATATCGAAAACATGGTTAAAACATGTTACTGTACATAAAAAACTAATTACATgtgtaaaaaattatttaaaccttacttttaattatttgaaatttacaAATACTCTTAAtaacttataaaaaaaaattatgaaaaagtCATCCGAATATAAGAGGGGTGCCAGTATATAAATCTCCAAATACAAGAGTGGTGCAAATAAATGAATTTccctttaatttaatttaatttaatttaattttattaataagaTAGACAATACAATAAAATCACGAAAACAAAGTCAGTGTGGGCCATTGGATCATCTACTCTGCTCTGGCTAAAGAGAGTGAAGTGTCGTTACCATTCTCCTTGGCCACATTCACTCAACTCCCATTTGGGTCTCTCCGCCATGTCCGACGACGACAGCAACCTCTTACGACCTGTCGGCGGAACCGAGTTCAGCTGGTGTAAGGCAGTACCCGTCGGTACCGGAATTACTGTTTTAGCCCTCTCTCTTTCCAAGCCACCTGACATCTCATATCTCCAAAATACCCTCCACCGTTTCCAAACTTCTCAACCCATTCTCAACTCCTACATCCACTTCAACCCCACCACCAAATCATTCTCCTACATAAGGCGCCCCAACCCAGATCTCCAAATCCAACCCTTCGATCTTCAATCGACGGCTCAGATTCTTCACGAGCTCCAGAAGGACCCACAAAACGACGCCGTTACCCCGTTTCAACTCATCCTCGAGCACGAGCTCAACCGCAACAGCTGGCGTGATCCCAACGACGATGCTAACGTGTTCTTCGCCAGCTTGTATTATCTGAGCGAGGCTCAATGGGTTCTTGCATTGAGGCTTCACACGTCGGTGTGCGATCGGGCGGCGGCGGCGGCGCTGCTGAGGGGGTTGCTGAGGGAAATGAGTGGCggaggagagagagaaaggggatTCGAGGGAAATGGTGAGGTTAGTTTGGGAATTGAGGAGATTATCCCAAAGGGGAAAGCTAATAAGCCATTTTGGGTTAGGGGAGTAGACATGGTTGGGTACTCGTTGAACTCGTTCAGGCTGTCGAATTTGGAGTTTGTAGAGCCCAATTCGCCGAGACAATCTCGGGTGGTGAGGCTTCAGATGAACTCGTTTCACACCGAGAACTTACTCACTGTAAGTCTACCTGAATTAGTccttaaattaaatatattttattttataattatttatcttcactttatcttatatatatattttgttgagGAAATGTTACTTGATGTTTGTTTTATGATAGTTTTTGTTATCGGTTTAAGTAAATATTGAACTAATttaggaagaaaaagaaaactaaaataataataataaaaaagagtGCGCAAGTATCAGATAATGCGTTCTcatttaaaagaataaaataatgagTAAATAAGAATTCACCAGCTTTAACACTTACACTAAGAGCACTCTCATTAGTGCTCTCCGCCATCTttt
It includes:
- the LOC133823901 gene encoding uncharacterized protein LOC133823901, translating into MSDDDSNLLRPVGGTEFSWCKAVPVGTGITVLALSLSKPPDISYLQNTLHRFQTSQPILNSYIHFNPTTKSFSYIRRPNPDLQIQPFDLQSTAQILHELQKDPQNDAVTPFQLILEHELNRNSWRDPNDDANVFFASLYYLSEAQWVLALRLHTSVCDRAAAAALLRGLLREMSGGGERERGFEGNGEVSLGIEEIIPKGKANKPFWVRGVDMVGYSLNSFRLSNLEFVEPNSPRQSRVVRLQMNSFHTENLLTGCTSRGIKVCAALAAAGLIAAHSSKKLPQDHKEKYAVVTLTDCRSILEPPLSNNNLGFYHSAILNTHDVTGRDTLWELATKSYKSYANAKNSNKHFTDMSDLNFLMCKAIENPSLTPSSAMRTAFMSVFEDPIIDQTDELQQEICLEDYIGCASAHGVGPSIAVFDTIRGGSLDCTMVYPSPLHSREQIQDLIDRMKNILVDACVSVDV